In Nymphaea colorata isolate Beijing-Zhang1983 chromosome 13, ASM883128v2, whole genome shotgun sequence, one DNA window encodes the following:
- the LOC126410687 gene encoding alpha-glucan phosphorylase, H isozyme-like, giving the protein MAAPSEVNGDPIHCAAKVPAMAYPLSEESAEVAANIKYHSQYSPHFSPFKFEPEQAYYATAESVRDSLIKFPVQINDVALDFYSDGMNTYLCFHEVDPKQTYYLSMEYLQGRMLTNAIGNLNILDVYADALHKLGSDIENIAEQRPLVKELEKFDPCMSLPISYCGYKVLVEGIGSISAKVNFNLAMPCSINASKRQA; this is encoded by the exons ATGGCTGCACCTAGTGAGGTTAATGGGGATCCAATTCATTGTGCTGCAAAAGTTCCGGCTATGGCTTATCCCTTGTCAGAGGAGTCAGCCGAGGTGGCTGCGAACATCAAATATCATTCCCAATACAGCcctcatttttctccttttaagtTTGAGCCAGAGCAAGCTTACTATGCAACTGCAGAAAGTGTTCGTGATTCATTAATTAAA TTTCCTGTTCAAATAAATGATGTCGCTCTCGACTTTTACAGCGATGGAATGAACACTTATTTATGTTTCCACGAAGTCGATCCAAAACAAACTTACTACTTATCCATGGAGTACCTCCAAGGCCGAATGCTTACTAATGCAATTGGCAACTTAAATATTCTTGATGTTTATGCTGATGCCTTGCATAAGCTGGGGAGTGATATCGAAAACATTGCTGAGCAG agacCACTAGTGAAAGAACTTGAAAAGTTCGATCCTTGCATGTCTTTGCCGATCTCTTATTGTGGATATAAGGTTTTGGTTGAAG GAATTGGCTCGATAAGTGCCAAGGTCAATTTCAACTTGGCCATgccttgttcgataaatgccaGTAAAAGGCAGGCATGA